The following proteins are encoded in a genomic region of Sulfurimonas sp. HSL3-7:
- the asnB gene encoding asparagine synthase (glutamine-hydrolyzing) — MCAIFGILGPFDPQQARQALSTMAHRGPDYCGIVEQERLFFAHNRLSIIDLRASAHQPMRHNEVLLSFNGEIYNHRALRQELSADFIFASDSDTEVLLAAYKKWGLAFVDRLVGMFAIALLDGEELYLFRDRLGKKPLFYLHNREQFIFASEIKGLAPFLAKKEMNKDALISYLGYLAPTPPHTFFKGIHKLEAGEMLHFDGRKIGKRPYYSLLDAPSSIIVTEKEALAVIEERLLESMRLRLNADVPMASLLSGGIDSALIAAIAKEQGNPLHTFTLGYAEYRNYDERSNACFTAEALGVRNSAIEITQDDFIGASEKVFAAMDEPLNDPAAIPLYLLFEGIKKEGYKVVFSGEGSDELFLGYRQYFEYLDIEKAATLQHKNWLKKYFRANFSMNREWEWYKRVFDDQLLFRTSGEKFTDLQKNMLLRQNIKDGDGLRFLEPYRKMFEASGHSDPSLWYSYIDLKLFQAEHFLAKLDRVSMAHSIESRTPFLDHNLAESVFSIAPQLRYRDGVTKALLKKIAAKYLPDEVIGRKKKGFSNPYMEWLAASGKIDLIEEVNEQTGLFNRDVLKEYIERGVRGRFKQHVWGLYVLSYWLKENLL, encoded by the coding sequence GTGTGCGCGATATTCGGCATCCTCGGTCCGTTCGATCCTCAGCAGGCCCGCCAGGCGCTCTCGACAATGGCGCACCGCGGGCCGGATTACTGCGGTATCGTCGAACAGGAGCGCCTCTTCTTCGCCCACAACCGCCTCAGCATCATCGACCTGCGTGCCTCGGCGCACCAGCCGATGCGCCACAACGAAGTTCTGCTCAGTTTCAACGGGGAGATCTACAACCACAGGGCCCTGCGCCAGGAGCTCTCCGCCGACTTCATCTTTGCAAGCGACTCCGACACGGAGGTGCTGCTGGCCGCTTACAAAAAATGGGGGCTTGCTTTTGTCGATCGGCTGGTCGGGATGTTCGCCATCGCCCTTCTGGACGGAGAGGAACTTTACCTCTTCCGCGACCGTCTCGGTAAAAAGCCGCTCTTCTACCTGCACAACAGGGAACAGTTCATCTTCGCCTCGGAGATCAAGGGGCTCGCCCCCTTCCTTGCCAAAAAAGAGATGAACAAGGATGCCCTGATCAGCTACCTCGGCTATCTGGCTCCCACGCCGCCGCACACCTTTTTCAAGGGGATCCACAAACTTGAAGCGGGGGAGATGCTCCATTTTGACGGCAGGAAGATCGGGAAGAGGCCGTACTACTCGCTTTTGGATGCCCCTTCGTCGATAATCGTTACGGAGAAAGAGGCGCTTGCGGTGATCGAAGAGCGTCTGCTCGAGAGCATGCGGCTGCGGCTGAATGCCGATGTGCCGATGGCCTCCCTACTTTCGGGTGGTATCGACAGCGCCCTTATCGCCGCGATCGCCAAAGAGCAGGGAAACCCGCTGCACACCTTTACCCTTGGTTATGCCGAATACCGGAACTACGATGAGCGCAGCAACGCATGCTTCACGGCGGAGGCCCTCGGGGTCAGAAACAGCGCAATAGAGATCACGCAGGATGACTTCATCGGCGCGAGCGAGAAGGTCTTTGCGGCGATGGATGAGCCGCTCAACGATCCGGCGGCCATTCCGCTCTACCTCCTCTTCGAGGGGATCAAGAAAGAGGGGTACAAGGTGGTCTTCAGCGGCGAGGGGAGCGACGAGCTCTTTTTGGGGTACCGGCAGTACTTTGAGTACCTCGACATCGAGAAGGCTGCCACACTGCAGCACAAGAACTGGCTCAAGAAGTACTTCCGCGCAAACTTCTCGATGAACCGGGAGTGGGAGTGGTACAAGCGGGTCTTCGACGACCAGCTGCTCTTCCGCACCTCGGGGGAGAAGTTCACCGATCTTCAGAAGAACATGCTGCTGCGCCAGAACATCAAAGACGGCGACGGCCTGCGCTTTCTGGAACCCTACCGCAAAATGTTCGAAGCGAGTGGCCACAGCGACCCGAGCCTCTGGTACAGCTATATCGATCTCAAGCTCTTTCAGGCGGAGCATTTCCTGGCCAAGCTTGACCGGGTCTCGATGGCCCACTCCATCGAGTCGCGTACCCCTTTTCTGGACCACAACCTGGCCGAGAGCGTCTTCAGCATCGCCCCGCAGCTGCGCTATAGAGACGGGGTGACCAAGGCGCTGCTCAAAAAAATCGCCGCGAAGTACCTGCCTGACGAGGTGATAGGGCGCAAGAAAAAAGGGTTTTCAAACCCCTATATGGAGTGGCTGGCAGCATCGGGCAAGATCGATCTGATCGAAGAGGTAAACGAGCAGACGGGACTCTTCAACCGCGATGTCTTAAAAGAGTATATAGAGCGGGGCGTGCGCGGCCGTTTTAAACAGCATGTATGGGGACTGTATGTTTTATCGTACTGGCTAAAGGAAAATCTCCTGTAA
- the arsC gene encoding arsenate reductase (glutaredoxin) (This arsenate reductase requires both glutathione and glutaredoxin to convert arsenate to arsenite, after which the efflux transporter formed by ArsA and ArsB can extrude the arsenite from the cell, providing resistance.), with the protein MNEVQIWHNPRCSKSREAMKLLEESGVDAEVVKYLEVEPDEEAIKAVLKKLGIHAKELMRTKEDIYKELKLAGVDDEGVLIRAMSRFPKLIERPIVIKGDKAVIGRPPEKIVEFLKG; encoded by the coding sequence ATGAATGAAGTCCAGATCTGGCACAATCCGCGCTGTTCAAAGTCGCGCGAGGCGATGAAGCTGTTGGAAGAGAGCGGTGTAGATGCCGAGGTGGTGAAATACCTCGAGGTCGAACCGGATGAAGAGGCGATCAAAGCAGTGCTGAAAAAACTGGGTATCCATGCGAAAGAGCTGATGCGGACCAAAGAAGATATCTACAAAGAGCTGAAACTGGCCGGTGTGGATGATGAAGGCGTTTTGATCCGTGCGATGAGCCGATTTCCGAAATTGATAGAGAGACCTATTGTCATCAAGGGTGATAAGGCAGTGATCGGAAGACCGCCGGAAAAGATCGTGGAATTTTTAAAAGGGTGA
- a CDS encoding DUF465 domain-containing protein, with protein sequence MLHEYRDIITHMKENEAANAHFLHIFDKHNMLDDQITKAENGTTPMTDVELEKLKKEKLLLKDEAYGILIKYKKEHNL encoded by the coding sequence ATGTTACACGAATACAGAGACATCATTACCCACATGAAAGAGAATGAAGCGGCAAACGCGCACTTCCTACACATCTTTGACAAGCACAACATGCTTGACGATCAGATCACGAAAGCAGAAAACGGGACAACACCGATGACTGACGTAGAGCTTGAAAAACTGAAAAAAGAGAAACTTCTTTTAAAAGACGAAGCATACGGTATCTTGATCAAATACAAAAAAGAGCACAATCTGTAA
- the dcd gene encoding dCTP deaminase, translating to MGLKADTWIREQALQEGMISPFCEDQVGKGVVSYGLSSYGYDIRVSNEFKIFTNLNSTVVDPKHFDDANVVDFEGDVCIVPPNSFALARTVEYFKIPRDVLAICLGKSTYARCGIIVNVTPFEPEFEGHITIEISNTTPLPAKIYANEGIAQVLFLQGDEDCETSYKDKKGKYHGQEGITLPRILK from the coding sequence TTGGGTTTAAAAGCAGACACATGGATTCGTGAGCAGGCACTACAGGAAGGGATGATCAGCCCCTTTTGTGAAGATCAGGTTGGCAAAGGGGTAGTCTCATACGGGTTGAGCTCCTACGGTTATGACATCCGTGTCAGCAACGAGTTCAAGATCTTCACCAATCTCAACTCGACCGTCGTCGATCCGAAACATTTTGATGATGCAAACGTGGTGGATTTTGAAGGTGACGTCTGTATCGTCCCGCCGAACTCCTTTGCCCTTGCACGCACCGTAGAGTACTTCAAAATACCGCGCGACGTCTTGGCGATCTGCCTTGGAAAATCGACCTATGCCCGCTGCGGCATCATCGTCAACGTTACCCCGTTCGAACCGGAGTTCGAAGGCCACATCACCATCGAGATCTCGAACACCACGCCGCTTCCGGCCAAGATCTATGCCAATGAAGGGATAGCCCAGGTGCTCTTCCTCCAGGGCGACGAAGATTGCGAGACAAGCTACAAAGACAAAAAAGGGAAATACCACGGTCAGGAGGGGATCACCCTGCCAAGGATCCTGAAATAA
- the accB gene encoding acetyl-CoA carboxylase biotin carboxyl carrier protein, protein MDMKQIKSLISTFDDSGLSKIKINKEGFEIEMEKATGLVAAPVQTISAAAAPAAAAAAAAPAAVAPAAAPQAISGDTIDSPMVGTFYAAPSPDSAPFVKVGDTVKKGQAVAVLEAMKIMNELEAEFDCKIVEILVKDGQAVEYDMPLFVVEKI, encoded by the coding sequence ATGGATATGAAGCAAATTAAGTCACTAATAAGCACCTTTGACGACAGCGGTCTTTCAAAGATTAAGATCAATAAAGAAGGTTTTGAAATTGAGATGGAAAAAGCAACAGGTCTAGTTGCTGCCCCTGTTCAAACTATTAGCGCAGCAGCTGCCCCTGCAGCGGCAGCTGCTGCGGCGGCCCCGGCAGCGGTAGCCCCGGCAGCAGCACCGCAAGCGATCAGCGGTGACACGATCGACTCACCTATGGTGGGGACTTTTTATGCAGCTCCATCACCGGATTCAGCCCCATTTGTAAAAGTGGGCGATACGGTCAAAAAAGGTCAGGCCGTCGCTGTTCTTGAAGCGATGAAGATCATGAATGAACTTGAAGCGGAATTTGACTGCAAGATCGTTGAGATTTTGGTGAAAGACGGTCAGGCAGTTGAGTATGATATGCCACTATTTGTTGTAGAGAAAATCTAA
- a CDS encoding acetyl-CoA carboxylase biotin carboxylase subunit codes for MAEIKRILVANRGEIALRAIRTIKEMGKEAVAVYSKGDKDANYLKLADAAICIGEAPSSESYLHIPSIISAAEISNCDAIFPGYGFLSENQNFVEICTHHGIKFIGPTVEVMELMSDKSKAKDVMIKAEVPVVPGSDGAIHDINDAAERAKAVGYPVILKAAQGGGGRGMRVVEEESALKNAFLAAESEAITAFGDGTIYMEKFIQNPRHIEVQIMADSHGNVLHIGERDCSMQRRHQKLIEESPAVVLTPEVRERLHKAAVQATKFIKYEGAGTFEFLLDKNLDFYFMEMNTRLQVEHTVSEEVSGLDLIEWMIRVAEGEALPSQESINFHGHSIECRISAEDSIRFLPSPGTIKEWIAPGGLGIRIDTHAHAGYTVPSTYDSMIGKLIVKADTRDQAIKRMHRALSEFKIEGIRTTIDFHKKMMTNPDFINNNFDTKYLENYKG; via the coding sequence ATGGCTGAGATCAAACGCATTTTAGTTGCGAACCGCGGGGAGATTGCTCTTCGTGCTATCCGTACGATTAAAGAGATGGGTAAAGAGGCTGTAGCTGTATACTCCAAAGGCGATAAAGATGCAAACTATCTGAAGCTCGCAGATGCAGCGATCTGCATCGGTGAGGCGCCAAGCTCTGAAAGTTACCTCCATATCCCTTCGATCATCTCTGCGGCAGAGATCAGCAACTGTGACGCGATCTTCCCGGGTTACGGTTTTTTAAGCGAGAACCAGAATTTCGTTGAGATCTGCACACACCACGGTATCAAATTTATCGGGCCGACGGTCGAAGTTATGGAACTGATGTCGGATAAGTCAAAAGCCAAAGATGTCATGATCAAAGCCGAAGTGCCGGTCGTACCGGGTTCAGACGGTGCCATCCATGACATCAATGATGCGGCTGAACGTGCCAAAGCGGTCGGTTACCCGGTCATACTTAAAGCTGCCCAGGGCGGCGGCGGTCGCGGGATGCGTGTTGTTGAAGAGGAGTCGGCACTCAAAAATGCCTTTTTGGCAGCGGAGTCCGAAGCGATCACTGCTTTCGGCGACGGCACGATCTATATGGAGAAGTTCATCCAGAACCCTCGTCATATCGAGGTCCAGATCATGGCCGACAGCCACGGAAATGTGCTTCATATCGGCGAGCGTGACTGTTCAATGCAGCGCCGCCACCAGAAGCTGATCGAAGAGTCGCCGGCTGTTGTCTTGACGCCGGAGGTTCGCGAACGTCTACATAAAGCAGCTGTACAGGCGACAAAGTTCATCAAGTATGAAGGTGCCGGTACATTTGAATTTCTTCTCGACAAGAACCTTGACTTCTATTTTATGGAGATGAACACCCGTCTCCAGGTCGAGCACACTGTCTCTGAAGAGGTGAGCGGCCTGGACCTGATTGAGTGGATGATCCGTGTCGCTGAAGGCGAAGCGCTTCCTTCACAGGAGAGTATCAACTTTCACGGCCACTCTATTGAGTGCCGTATCTCTGCAGAAGATTCCATTAGATTCCTGCCTTCTCCGGGTACGATCAAAGAGTGGATCGCGCCGGGCGGCTTAGGTATTCGTATCGATACCCATGCACACGCGGGTTATACCGTGCCGTCTACCTATGATTCTATGATCGGTAAGCTCATCGTTAAAGCGGACACCCGCGATCAGGCGATCAAGCGTATGCACCGTGCCTTGAGTGAGTTCAAGATCGAAGGTATCCGTACAACGATCGATTTCCATAAGAAGATGATGACAAATCCTGACTTCATCAACAACAACTTCGATACGAAGTACCTCGAAAATTACAAGGGCTAA
- a CDS encoding EAL domain-containing protein, which translates to MKRDIRPRVFLRKAYFSRPSTSWIILFFSLVIAVFVWTMSKHYFDSHAKELFESRVNENLDHIDRRMQKYENALRSGIAFFHASEGIDRQKWHQFVKALQTRKYYPGFQGIGFSMMLRPDEVTPTEQRMRDEGYSPFMLKPAGKREQYSSILYLEPMDKRNIQAIGYDMFSEPTRKEAMERARDTALPSASGRVILVQEIDSDVQPGFLMYLPLYKTEREPDTVEARRDMLLGFVYSPFRMEDLMSAVALKDSLLNFEIYDAEEHTVDDLLYRSFEPSSYISKHDCCQPLQVGGRTWHIRFSSTPAFDAATDSKYPLLLTLGGLLVYLFLLFIILSLVKNRQVLQLRTRELESNRAWLNSLLESSADGIHIVDLEGNLSAYSPSFIQMLGYNEHEARNLNLCDWDTDMSHEGIIDVFHSTSKTSLTLETRHRRKDGTVFDTEITTRMIELDNRPYIYAASRDITERKKREEAYRELSSQTEAILASVPDIIMQVNNDEVYTWSNRAGIAFFGEDVIGKEASAYFKGEQVAYNIDNPLIEGDDNITYMESWQKRFDGEIRLLAWWCRSLKDDDGNPIGALSTAQDITERKKAESQLLKLSQAVEQSPHTIVITDVDGNIEYVNAAFVTVTGYTQEEAISKNPRLLQSGKTLPATYDAMWQQLTQGKSWKGEFINHRKDGTEYIEAIKASPIFQADGKIAHYMAIKEDITEKKRDQERIHYLANFDALTGLPNRTQLEDRIKYAISLAKRDNGELAVLFLDLDHFKDINDTLGHRIGDALLIALAKRFKSILREADTISRLGGDEFIFMLSNTTMQGIAHVAQKILDSIAEPFTIDQNELTVTASIGIAIYPADGTDQETLSKNADIAMYRAKQEGRDNYCFFTEAMQEDSARNLRLTNALRHALKRNELHLVYQPQISLHDNRIIGAETLLRWHHPELGNISPAEFIPLAEESGLILPIGEWVLRSAVAQAKRWIEAGLPPMIVAVNLSAVQFRHPNLPDLVTDILETAGLQPEYLEIELTEAVAMKDPKRATAVMDSLNERGIRMSIDDFGTGYSSLSYLKKFKVYKLKIDRSFVRDIHTDPEDKAIVSAIISMANSLGLKTIAEGVETAEQLNYLRGQGCDEIQGYLYSTPLLADEFELFVKGLHTDQIDV; encoded by the coding sequence GTGAAAAGAGATATTAGACCTCGTGTTTTCCTTCGAAAAGCTTATTTCAGCCGCCCCTCGACCTCCTGGATCATCTTGTTCTTCTCCCTTGTCATTGCCGTTTTCGTCTGGACTATGTCAAAACACTATTTTGACAGCCACGCCAAAGAGCTCTTTGAAAGCCGAGTCAATGAGAACCTGGACCATATCGACAGACGGATGCAAAAATATGAGAACGCTTTGCGCAGCGGCATCGCCTTCTTCCACGCCAGTGAAGGTATCGACCGGCAAAAATGGCATCAATTTGTAAAGGCGCTGCAGACCCGGAAATATTACCCCGGTTTTCAGGGGATCGGATTTTCGATGATGCTCCGTCCCGACGAAGTTACCCCGACCGAGCAGAGGATGCGTGATGAAGGCTATTCTCCTTTTATGCTGAAACCCGCCGGGAAACGCGAACAATACAGTTCGATTCTCTATCTCGAACCGATGGACAAACGCAATATCCAGGCAATCGGATACGACATGTTTTCCGAGCCTACCCGCAAGGAGGCGATGGAAAGGGCCAGAGACACAGCTCTTCCGTCGGCTTCGGGGCGGGTGATATTGGTTCAGGAGATTGATTCTGATGTCCAGCCCGGTTTTCTGATGTATCTTCCCCTCTACAAAACAGAGCGGGAGCCCGATACGGTTGAAGCACGCCGAGATATGCTTCTTGGATTTGTCTACAGCCCCTTTCGGATGGAAGATCTGATGAGCGCGGTTGCCCTGAAGGATTCCCTGCTCAATTTTGAGATCTACGATGCCGAAGAGCACACCGTCGACGATCTCCTCTATCGTTCTTTTGAACCCTCCTCCTATATCTCTAAACACGACTGCTGTCAGCCTCTTCAAGTCGGCGGACGGACATGGCATATCCGTTTTTCGAGCACACCGGCCTTTGATGCCGCAACGGACAGCAAATACCCCCTGCTTCTGACGTTGGGGGGACTCCTCGTCTATCTTTTCTTACTTTTTATCATCCTCTCGCTTGTAAAAAACAGGCAGGTACTGCAGCTCAGGACCAGAGAGCTTGAATCAAACAGGGCGTGGCTGAACAGCCTGCTCGAATCTTCTGCCGACGGCATCCATATTGTCGATTTAGAGGGCAATCTTAGCGCATACAGCCCCTCTTTTATTCAGATGCTCGGCTACAACGAACATGAAGCGCGCAACCTGAATCTATGTGACTGGGACACCGATATGTCACATGAAGGGATTATAGACGTCTTCCACTCCACGTCCAAAACGTCTCTCACACTTGAAACACGTCATCGCCGTAAAGACGGTACCGTTTTTGATACTGAGATTACGACCAGGATGATTGAACTGGATAATAGACCCTACATCTACGCCGCTTCCCGGGACATCACCGAAAGAAAAAAGAGAGAGGAGGCCTATCGAGAACTCTCTTCCCAGACCGAAGCTATTTTGGCTTCCGTTCCCGACATCATCATGCAGGTGAATAACGACGAGGTCTATACCTGGTCGAACAGGGCCGGGATTGCTTTCTTCGGAGAAGATGTTATCGGCAAAGAGGCTTCTGCCTATTTTAAAGGGGAACAGGTAGCCTATAATATCGACAATCCGCTGATTGAAGGGGATGACAACATTACGTATATGGAGAGCTGGCAAAAACGCTTTGACGGCGAGATACGTCTTCTTGCCTGGTGGTGCCGTTCTCTCAAGGATGATGACGGAAATCCTATAGGGGCCCTCTCAACGGCACAGGATATTACAGAGCGCAAGAAAGCAGAAAGCCAGCTGCTGAAACTCTCGCAGGCAGTCGAGCAGAGTCCCCATACTATTGTTATTACCGATGTCGACGGCAATATCGAATACGTCAATGCCGCGTTTGTCACCGTTACCGGATACACGCAAGAGGAAGCAATCAGCAAAAATCCGCGTCTGCTCCAATCAGGAAAAACACTTCCGGCCACCTACGATGCCATGTGGCAACAGTTGACCCAGGGAAAAAGCTGGAAGGGAGAGTTTATCAACCATCGAAAAGACGGCACTGAATACATTGAAGCAATAAAAGCGTCCCCCATCTTTCAAGCCGATGGAAAAATTGCCCATTATATGGCAATCAAAGAGGACATCACAGAGAAAAAACGCGACCAGGAGCGTATCCATTATCTTGCCAATTTCGATGCGCTTACCGGACTTCCAAACCGGACCCAGTTAGAAGACCGAATCAAATATGCAATCAGCTTGGCGAAACGGGATAACGGCGAGTTGGCCGTACTGTTTTTAGATCTTGACCACTTCAAAGATATCAACGACACACTCGGTCATCGTATCGGTGATGCTTTATTGATAGCATTGGCCAAACGATTTAAATCGATTTTACGTGAAGCGGATACCATTTCCCGGCTGGGTGGAGATGAATTTATATTTATGTTGTCAAACACCACTATGCAAGGTATTGCGCATGTTGCTCAGAAAATTCTAGACAGTATAGCGGAGCCTTTTACGATTGATCAAAATGAGCTTACAGTGACCGCTTCCATAGGTATCGCCATCTATCCTGCAGATGGAACCGATCAGGAGACACTCTCCAAAAATGCCGATATCGCCATGTACCGCGCAAAGCAGGAAGGACGCGATAACTACTGTTTCTTTACCGAAGCGATGCAGGAAGATTCAGCACGTAATCTACGGTTGACCAATGCATTACGCCATGCGCTAAAACGAAACGAACTCCATCTGGTCTATCAGCCCCAGATTTCTCTGCATGACAACCGTATTATCGGAGCAGAGACCCTGCTGCGATGGCACCACCCCGAGCTTGGGAATATCTCACCTGCAGAGTTTATTCCGCTCGCAGAAGAGAGCGGATTGATCCTACCGATCGGGGAGTGGGTACTTCGTTCTGCTGTGGCACAGGCAAAGCGCTGGATAGAGGCCGGTCTGCCGCCGATGATCGTCGCCGTCAACCTCTCAGCGGTTCAGTTCCGTCATCCCAATTTACCGGACCTGGTCACAGACATACTTGAAACGGCAGGGTTGCAACCGGAATACCTGGAGATAGAATTGACGGAAGCGGTAGCAATGAAAGACCCCAAAAGAGCCACTGCCGTAATGGACAGCCTGAACGAACGGGGTATACGCATGTCGATCGATGATTTCGGAACAGGCTACTCCTCGCTCAGTTACCTCAAGAAATTCAAAGTCTATAAACTTAAAATAGACCGCTCCTTCGTTCGCGATATCCATACTGATCCGGAAGATAAAGCGATTGTCAGTGCGATTATCAGCATGGCAAACAGCCTCGGACTCAAAACGATCGCCGAAGGCGTCGAGACGGCAGAACAGCTCAACTATCTTCGCGGACAGGGATGTGATGAGATACAGGGCTATCTCTACAGCACACCTCTCCTTGCTGATGAGTTTGAACTATTTGTCAAAGGCCTTCATACAGATCAGATCGATGTCTAA
- a CDS encoding peptidylprolyl isomerase translates to MKIILLTLFFLSIHAATIDGIAIMVKDQPITLYEITKAMEENNIPQEQAVELLERKKLEEIEIKERHISVSKQEVFDDIQKMAEQNNMSVIELYQAIQSAQGLSEKKLKEKIKEKILNQKLYNAIAFANLEQPTDEEIKEYYQLHKEEFQKPSSYNVIIYECADKGHLQEKIDNPMFYAPDVSSEERTFEAAKMNPRLAELLDTTPLNGFTQVLPSPKGGFMSFYLKEKGEVNAPDMEAIKPQISNAIMGQKRETILKDYFDRQRLNAEIKVIRLPRN, encoded by the coding sequence TTGAAAATCATACTGCTTACACTTTTTTTCCTCTCTATCCATGCTGCCACAATTGACGGTATCGCAATTATGGTCAAAGACCAGCCTATAACGCTTTATGAGATCACAAAGGCTATGGAAGAGAACAACATCCCTCAAGAACAGGCTGTCGAGCTTCTGGAGCGTAAAAAACTCGAAGAGATAGAGATAAAGGAACGCCATATCAGCGTCTCCAAACAAGAAGTTTTCGACGACATCCAGAAAATGGCTGAACAAAACAACATGAGCGTGATTGAACTCTATCAGGCCATCCAAAGTGCACAGGGTCTTAGCGAGAAAAAGCTCAAAGAGAAGATCAAAGAGAAGATCCTCAACCAGAAGCTCTACAATGCGATCGCTTTTGCCAACCTGGAACAGCCCACCGATGAAGAGATCAAAGAGTATTACCAGCTCCATAAAGAAGAGTTCCAAAAGCCCTCCAGCTACAATGTCATCATCTACGAGTGTGCGGACAAGGGCCATCTGCAGGAGAAAATAGACAACCCGATGTTCTACGCACCCGACGTGAGCAGCGAAGAGCGTACATTCGAAGCAGCGAAGATGAACCCCCGACTCGCCGAACTTCTGGACACGACACCGCTTAACGGATTCACCCAGGTCCTTCCCTCGCCAAAGGGCGGATTCATGAGCTTTTACCTCAAAGAGAAGGGAGAGGTCAACGCGCCGGACATGGAGGCTATCAAACCGCAGATCTCCAATGCCATCATGGGGCAAAAACGCGAAACGATCCTGAAGGACTATTTTGACAGGCAACGTTTGAATGCTGAGATCAAGGTGATCCGCCTGCCGAGAAACTAG
- the gltX gene encoding glutamate--tRNA ligase, which produces MIVTRFAPSPTGYLHIGGLRTALFSYLWARGNGGKFVLRIEDTDQSRNSEEAAKAIVEAFKWVGLEHDGEITYQSNRSEIYTKYIQQLLEEGKAYKCYMSKEELTALREEQMAKKERTRYDGRYRDFKGTPPEGIEPVIRIKAPTSGEIVVDDGIKGRVSFQAEDILDDFVIARADGSPTYNFVVAIDDALMGINEVIRGDDHLSNTPKQMVIYKALGFDLPKFYHVPMIHNANGKKLSKRDGATDVMAYKEMGYLPEALLNFLVRLGWSHGDQEIFSFEEMTTLFDPANINKSASIYNVEKLDWLNAHYIKNSSNEELAQLLEEYDIFLKAHDKKEILLDALKERAKSMKELAMLIKSILETPTAYDDKAVKKAFKGDAMEILQAFAKKIETAQTLHLPSDYHHEMESLVNEMGIGFGKIGMPLRVALLGEMSGPGLDSVMAIIGREETLKRIANAVSALS; this is translated from the coding sequence ATGATTGTGACACGTTTTGCTCCAAGCCCGACGGGCTATCTCCATATCGGCGGTCTTCGTACGGCGCTTTTCTCTTATCTCTGGGCACGCGGTAACGGTGGAAAATTCGTTTTGCGTATTGAAGATACGGACCAAAGCCGTAACAGTGAAGAGGCGGCCAAGGCTATCGTTGAAGCATTTAAATGGGTGGGACTGGAACACGACGGGGAGATCACCTACCAGTCAAATCGTTCAGAGATCTATACGAAGTATATTCAGCAGCTGCTTGAAGAAGGCAAGGCGTATAAGTGCTATATGTCCAAAGAAGAGCTGACGGCACTTCGTGAAGAGCAGATGGCGAAGAAAGAGCGCACACGTTATGACGGGCGTTATCGCGACTTCAAGGGAACGCCGCCGGAAGGCATTGAGCCGGTCATCCGTATCAAGGCGCCGACGAGCGGTGAGATCGTTGTGGATGACGGCATCAAAGGGCGGGTCAGCTTCCAGGCAGAAGATATTCTGGATGACTTTGTTATCGCTCGGGCAGACGGCTCACCGACCTATAACTTTGTCGTGGCGATCGATGATGCCTTGATGGGGATCAACGAGGTGATCCGCGGTGATGACCACCTCTCCAATACACCGAAACAGATGGTGATCTACAAAGCACTCGGTTTTGATCTGCCGAAGTTCTATCATGTTCCGATGATCCATAATGCCAACGGGAAAAAACTCTCCAAACGTGACGGCGCTACCGATGTGATGGCCTATAAAGAGATGGGCTACCTGCCGGAGGCACTGCTTAATTTTCTGGTTCGTCTCGGTTGGAGTCATGGTGATCAGGAGATCTTTTCGTTTGAAGAGATGACGACGCTTTTTGATCCTGCCAATATCAACAAGTCAGCTTCGATCTATAATGTTGAAAAGCTTGACTGGCTGAATGCCCACTACATCAAAAACAGCAGTAACGAAGAGTTGGCACAGCTGCTGGAAGAGTACGATATCTTCTTAAAGGCGCATGATAAGAAAGAGATCCTGCTCGATGCACTTAAAGAGCGTGCAAAATCGATGAAAGAGCTTGCCATGCTCATCAAAAGTATCCTGGAGACACCGACAGCCTATGATGATAAGGCAGTTAAAAAAGCGTTCAAAGGCGATGCTATGGAGATATTGCAGGCATTTGCGAAAAAAATCGAAACGGCTCAGACACTGCACCTGCCTTCCGATTATCATCATGAGATGGAGAGCCTCGTTAACGAGATGGGGATAGGTTTCGGCAAGATCGGTATGCCGTTGCGGGTTGCCCTGCTTGGTGAGATGTCGGGCCCAGGGCTTGACAGTGTCATGGCGATCATCGGCAGAGAAGAGACGCTTAAGCGAATCGCGAACGCCGTCTCTGCACTGTCGTAA